The Papilio machaon chromosome 25, ilPapMach1.1, whole genome shotgun sequence genome contains a region encoding:
- the LOC123722432 gene encoding tektin-4-like — MAAIQNGDYLSFSDNNTELKTIQYWQKHNQDVLKGDIIVEIDRNTAITKNCILKVNQTSCNDFNDSTDQLKHRARHINYWKTELERALRDIDEEITVLEKLRQQLKNAMNTLKIPEYITEECLNIRRNRMESDAIYDEPQDALFNEAVLIENVKRIHNDALREIENQMRLNLAAKNALERDWSNKHLAFKYETSNSELTTKSVNVKETSGATKLSEGQSDVKSWEHFTLSGLEQFKSAIDKSKHLRIKVDAILINTARDLRTQDIKVNKALSDRIALTEQVKTELENQLKLTLAKITETENILETLHEEMLKVSQRIQVAQTRLNTKHIRPNVENCREGSLFGLIDEVKDLNDSLTLLQNRMIETQKLRAHLIHERSKIENEIIIKKKSLYIDNKRCLFTRSYYQSAEKLCGF; from the coding sequence ATGGCAGCAATACAAAATGGCGATTATCTGTCCTTCAGCGATAACaatacagaattaaaaacaatacaatattggCAGAAACATAATCAAGACGTATTAAAAGGTGATATCATAGTTGAAATAGATCGTAACACGGCCATTACTAAAAACtgcatattaaaagtaaatcaaaCATCTTGTAATGATTTTAATGATAGTACTGATCAATTAAAACATAGAGCGAGACATATTAACTATTGGAAGACTGAATTAGAAAGAGCTTTAAGAGATATTGACGAAGAAATAACtgtattagaaaaattaagacaacaattaaaaaatgctaTGAACACATTGAAAATACCTGAATATATCACTGAAGAATGTTTAAACATAAGACGTAATAGAATGGAATCTGACGCAATATACGATGAACCACAAGACGCATTATTTAATGAAGCAGTTCtaatagaaaatgttaaaagaataCATAATGATGCGTTAAGAGAAATAGAAAATCAAATGAGATTGAATTTAGCTGCTAAAAACGCATTAGAAAGAGATTGGAGCAACAAACATTTAGCATTTAAATACGAAACCAGTAACAGTGAATTGACAACGAAATCCGTTAATGTTAAAGAAACATCGGGAGCCACAAAACTATCTGAAGGACAATCTGACGTTAAATCTTGGGAACATTTCACACTATCAGGTTTAGAACAATTCAAAAGCGCGATAGACAAATCTAAACATCTAAGAATTAAAGTTGATGCGATACTAATAAACACTGCAAGGGATTTAAGAACTCAAGACATTAAAGTCAACAAAGCATTAAGTGATAGAATCGCACTCACAGAACAAGTCAAAACTGAATTAGAAAATCAACTAAAACTAACATTAGCGAAGATAACAGAGACGGAGAATATTCTGGAAACACTACACGAGGAAATGTTAAAAGTGTCACAAAGGATACAAGTGGCTCAAACGAGATTGAACACTAAACACATACGTCCTAACGTCGAAAATTGTAGAGAAGGTTCTCTATTCGGTCTTATAGACGAAGTTAAGGATCTCAATGATAGTCTGACATTATTACAAAACAGGATGATAGAAACACAGAAATTACGAGCCCATTTAATACATGAAAGgtctaaaatagaaaatgagattataataaaaaagaaatctctatatattgataataaaagatgtttatttacaagatCGTATTATCAATCTGCGGAAAAATTGTGTGGGTTTTGA
- the LOC106721178 gene encoding charged multivesicular body protein 4b, which yields MSFLGKLFGGKKEEKGPTTHEAIQKLRETEELLIKKQEFLERKIEVEIQTARKNGTKNKRVAIAALKRKKRYEKQLTQIDGTLTQIEAQREALEGATTNAQVLNTMKDAANAMKLAHKDIDVDKVHDIMDDIAEQHDISREITDAISNNVAFPNDIDEDELERELEELEQEDLDKEMLGIKVPTDTLPDVPAAELVHDKPKPARSKKDVVSEEDEELAKLQSWAT from the exons ATGAGTTTTCTTGGTAAGTTATTTGGTGGCAAGAAGGAGGAAAAAGGACCAACGACGCATGAAGCGATACAAAAATTACGTGAAACTGAGGAGTTGTTGATTAAAAAACAAGAGTTTCTGGAAAGAAAGATCGAAGTAGAAATACAGACAGCTAGGAAAAATGGAACAAAGAACAAAAGAG tTGCAATTGCTGCTCTCAAGCGTAAGAAGAGGTATGAAAAACAGTTGACACAGATTGATGGCACATTAACACAGATAGAAGCACAGAGAGAAGCGCTAGAGGGCGCCACCACAAATGCACAGGTGCTCAACACAATGAAGGATGCAGCTAATGCTATGAAATTGGCACACAAAGATAT CGATGTGGACAAGGTGCATGATATAATGGACGACATTGCGGAGCAGCACGATATCTCTCGGGAGATCACTGACGCTATCAGTAACAATGTCGCCTTCCCCAATGATATTGATGAGGATGAGCTGGAGAGGGAACTTGAGGAGTTGGAACAG GAGGATCTGGACAAGGAGATGCTGGGCATCAAAGTGCCAACGGACACTCTGCCCGATGTTCCCGCAGCAGAGCTCGTGCATGACAAGCCCAAGCCAGCTCGCTCCAAGAAAGATG TTGTTTCAGAGGAAGATGAAGAATTGGCAAAGCTCCAGTCCTGGGCCACATAG